The Thermoflexus sp. region CAGTCCGTGGAAACCCAGGTCCGGCTGGCCGCGGTTGACCTGCATGGGGGGCCGCTTCCAGAGTTGAAAGTCGAGCCGGAGCAGATCACGGTCACGGTCCCGGTGGAGCAGCGTCTGGGCTTCCGCGAGCTGCCGGTTCGCGTGGCGCTGCAGGGGCGCCCCGCCCGGGGCTATCAGCTCACCGAGATCTCCGTGGATCCGCCGACGGTGACCCTCACCGGGGATCCCCGGCGGCTGGAGGAGATCGGGAGCTTCATCTCGACAGAACCCATCGACCTCTCGGAGGCCCGCGGGGAGCTCATCGCGGAAGTCCCCCTGGTCCTCCCCGCCGGGGTGGCCCTGGTAGGCAGCCCCACCATGGTGGAGGTTCGTCTTCGGGTGGAACCGATCCTCAGCACCCAGGTCTTCCAGCAGGTTCCGATCGTCGTGGAAGGCCTTCGGCCGGGGGTGATCGCCCGCCTCTCGCCCGAGACGGTGGATGTCATCCTCCGGGGTCCGCTGCCGTATGTGGAGAACCTGCGGCCGGACGAGCTGCGGGTGTGGATCGATGTGGGAGATCTGGAGCGGGGAACCTATACCCTCACGCCCACCGTCACCCTCAGCGCCACAGCGGCCAATCTTTCATGGACGCTGATCCCGCCGAACATCCAGGTGTCCCTCGCGCCGGCGCCCACGCCCACCCGACCGCGTTAGCGCGCGTCTGCCTGCAGCTCCGGGCGTTCGTAGACCCAGACCGCTTCCTTCATCAGGGTCTGATAAAACCGCCCCCCTCGATCCAGCGCCTCCCATTCCTCCTGCGTGTAAATCAACAAATCCGCCGGGACAGGGATGCGCGAGGTGTCCCAGCCTGTGGCGCGCCGTTCGAAAGGGACCGGGGAGGAGCGGACGATCACAACGAGATCCACATCGCTGCCCACGCCCCAATCCCCCCGGGCATAGGAGCCGAAATAGCCGATGCGGATCACCTCAGGGCGCTCCCGGGCGATCTGCCGCGCCCACTCCCGCACCGCCTGATCCACGGCTTCCCGCCCCGGCCATTTGAGCACGGACGAACGCAAGGATTTCACGGGCATAGCGGATCGCTTCCTCGCTCTGAAGAGGCCCGTAATGTTCGAAGGGCGCACCCGCCGGATGACTGTTCGGATAGCGGGGGGGGATGTAGAAATTATCCAGCACCCGCGCCTTCTCAATCAGATCCGGGGGAACGGAAATCGTCTCCGGAAGCTCCTGAAGCAGGCGGGCGATCACATGTCCCCAGGCTTCCTGTCCGCAGGACAGGTGCAATGCTTTCACCGCCTTCTCCGCCGCCTGCTGGGCGGCGAAGCACGCCCATTCATGCCGTCCGGCCCGGCGGGAATCCTCCGCCTGCTCCAGATCGCGCTCCGCCTGCCGGAACCAGTCCATCGCCCGGTTGCCCATCGCCGGGTCGTCCCTCCGGATGGCTTATGGTCGATACCGGTAAAGCATCCGCGGGAAAGCGATCGCTTCGCGGATGTGATCGAGATGGCAGATCCAGGCGACCGTCCGTTCGATCCCCAGCCCGAAGCCGCTATGGGGCACCGATCCGTAACGCCGGAGGTCCAGATACCACCGGTATTCCTCCAGCGGGAGGTTGTGTTCCCGGATGCGCTGGAGCAGGAGATCGTAATCGGCGATCCGTTCACTGCCCCCGATGATCTCCCCATAGCCTTCCGGGGCCAGCAGATCCGCGCAGCGCACCACCTCCGGCCGCTGGGGGTCCGGTTGCATGTAAAAGGCTTTGATGGCGGCAGGGTAGTGGGTGACGAAGACCGGCTTCTCGAAATGAAGGGAGAGGGCGGTCTCATGGGGAGCCCCGAAATCCTCCCCCCATTCGATCCGCAGGGCGGCTTTCCGCTCCGGATCCGCTTCCTCCTCCGCCCATTCATTCAGCAGACGGACCGCCTCATCATATGGGATGCGCGGGAAGGGCGGCGTCACTTTCTCCAGAGGCGCGGTGTCGCGCTCCAGCACCCGGAGCTCGTTGCGGCGCTCTTCCAGCACACGGGCGACCACATATGAGACCAGCTGCTCGGCGATCTCCAGCATCTCCTCGAAGGTGCAGAAGGCCATCTCCGGCTCCACCATCCAGAACTCCAGCAGGTGCCGCCGGGTCTTGGAGCGCTCCGCTCGGAAGGCTGGCCCAAAACAGTAGACGCGGCCGAAGGCGAAGATGTTGGCCTCGTTATAGAGCTGCCCGGTCTGGGCCAGATACAGCCGCTCCCCGAAGTAATCCACCGGGAAAAGGGTGGTGGTCCCTTCCGCCGCCGTCGCGGTGAGCAGCGGCGTGTCCACGTTCAGAAACCCGTGCCCATCCAGCCAGTCCCGGATGGCCCGGATCACGGTCGCGCGGATGCGCTGGATCGCCCACTGGCGGGAGGAGCGGAGCCATAAATGCCGGTGGTCCAGCAAGAACTCCACTCCGTGTTCCTTGGGGCCGATGGGATAATCCTGCGCCAGGTGGACGATCTGGATCTCCTGGACAGCAATCTCATAGCCTCCGGGGATCCCCGGCGCCCGGGCATCCTGGCGGACGATGCCGGTGACGACGAGGGAGGATTCCTGGGTCACGCGGCGGGCGGCCTCAAAGGTTTCCGGGGGAACATCCCGCATGGACACCACGCACTGGGCGATGCCGGTTCCATCCCGCACCAGCAGGAAGTAAAGGCGGCCCTTGTCGGTCTTGTTATAGAGCCAGCCCCGGATGGTGACCTCCTGCCCCACATATTCTGCGATCCGCTCGATCCGCATAATCGGCGCCGTCATTCGGATCCCTCCGGCGTATCCTCTCAGGAAGGCAAGGGGCTCCTCGGCCTCTCCGCGGCCCGCAGGAAGGTTACCCCATCTCCTGACGGCCCTGGAGGGCGCGGACCAGAGTGATCTCGTCGGCGTATTCCAGGTCGCCCCCCACCGGCAGGCCCCGGGCCAGGCGGGTGATGCGCATCCCCAACGGGGCCAGCAATCGATGGATGTAAACCGCGGTGTTCTCGCCCTCCAGGCTGGGGTTGGTGGCCAGGATCACCTCCCGCGGGGCTTCGCGCTGCACCCGTTCCACCAGCTCCCGGATCCGAAGGTGCTCTGGCCCGATGCCATCCATGGGGGAGATCACCCCATGGAGCACGTGGTAGACCCCCCTGTATTCCCCGGTGCGCTCGATGGCCAGCACATCCAGGGGCTCCTCCACCACGCAGATCACACCGTGATCGCGGCGTTCGTCCCGGCAGATCGCGCATGGACTTTCATCGGTGATGTTGAAACAGACCTCACACGGGCGGGTCTGCTGCTTCAGCTCCCGCAGCGCCTCTGCCAGAGCCATCACCTCCTCGTCCGGCGCTCGCAGCAGATAAAAGGCCAGACGGGAGGCTGTCTTCGGCCCGATCCCGGGAAGTTTGACCAGGGCCTCAATTAAGCGGGCGATGGGAGGGGGGGTAATCGTCGGTAACGGGCGCATATGGGCTCACTCACCCGATCGAATGAGAAAAGCGGCGTCTCTCCTTCATCATAGCACAGCCGTGAACCCATGGCTTTATCCACAGACAGGAGGAGGAGGGAGGAGGCGGGGGGACACCCCCCGCAGCCCCCCGGCAGGGGGCTTTTGCCCCCTGCACCCCCATGGCGAAGCACAGCCGTGAACCCATGGCTTTATCCACAGACAGGAGTGAGGAGGGAGGAGGCGGGGGGACACCCCCCCGCAGCCCCCCGGCAGGGGGCTTTTGCCCCCTGCACCGAGCGCCGCCGCTCCTCATCGGAGCGTTCCCAGGGCCTGCTCCAGATCCTCGATGAGATCGTCTGGATGCTCCAGGCCGATGGACAGTCGAAGGAGATTGTCCGGAGTGGTAGTCTCGGGGCCTTCGATGGAGGCCCGATGCTCGATGAGGCTTTCCGGGCCGCCGAAGCTGGTGGCCCGGGTGAACAGCCGCACCCGGGCTGCCACCTGGAAAGCGGCGTCCCGTCCTCCCCGGACCTGGAAGGAAACCATGCCGCCAAACATGGACATCTGCCGGGCGGCTACTGCATGGCCGGGATGCCCGGGCAGGC contains the following coding sequences:
- a CDS encoding YbbR-like domain-containing protein, which codes for MRENLGLALLAFGLAFALWAAAVWEENPPVERTLTDLPLAFHGLGSDQVVFEVSAERIRLRLRVPRAIEDSLSPQDVEAFVDVQGLGEGAYERPVQIQIRRRGVQILSVDPPRVRFRLEQVESREVPVSLQVLGQPAIGYQAGIPLPALSKVRVRGPRSRVAMAAMAVGKIQIDGVRQSVETQVRLAAVDLHGGPLPELKVEPEQITVTVPVEQRLGFRELPVRVALQGRPARGYQLTEISVDPPTVTLTGDPRRLEEIGSFISTEPIDLSEARGELIAEVPLVLPAGVALVGSPTMVEVRLRVEPILSTQVFQQVPIVVEGLRPGVIARLSPETVDVILRGPLPYVENLRPDELRVWIDVGDLERGTYTLTPTVTLSATAANLSWTLIPPNIQVSLAPAPTPTRPR
- a CDS encoding nucleotidyltransferase domain-containing protein, coding for MREWARQIARERPEVIRIGYFGSYARGDWGVGSDVDLVVIVRSSPVPFERRATGWDTSRIPVPADLLIYTQEEWEALDRGGRFYQTLMKEAVWVYERPELQADAR
- a CDS encoding HEPN domain-containing protein, producing MGNRAMDWFRQAERDLEQAEDSRRAGRHEWACFAAQQAAEKAVKALHLSCGQEAWGHVIARLLQELPETISVPPDLIEKARVLDNFYIPPRYPNSHPAGAPFEHYGPLQSEEAIRYAREILAFVRAQMAGAGSRGSGGAGVGAADRPGAP
- the asnS gene encoding asparagine--tRNA ligase; the encoded protein is MTAPIMRIERIAEYVGQEVTIRGWLYNKTDKGRLYFLLVRDGTGIAQCVVSMRDVPPETFEAARRVTQESSLVVTGIVRQDARAPGIPGGYEIAVQEIQIVHLAQDYPIGPKEHGVEFLLDHRHLWLRSSRQWAIQRIRATVIRAIRDWLDGHGFLNVDTPLLTATAAEGTTTLFPVDYFGERLYLAQTGQLYNEANIFAFGRVYCFGPAFRAERSKTRRHLLEFWMVEPEMAFCTFEEMLEIAEQLVSYVVARVLEERRNELRVLERDTAPLEKVTPPFPRIPYDEAVRLLNEWAEEEADPERKAALRIEWGEDFGAPHETALSLHFEKPVFVTHYPAAIKAFYMQPDPQRPEVVRCADLLAPEGYGEIIGGSERIADYDLLLQRIREHNLPLEEYRWYLDLRRYGSVPHSGFGLGIERTVAWICHLDHIREAIAFPRMLYRYRP
- the recR gene encoding recombination mediator RecR, with translation MRPLPTITPPPIARLIEALVKLPGIGPKTASRLAFYLLRAPDEEVMALAEALRELKQQTRPCEVCFNITDESPCAICRDERRDHGVICVVEEPLDVLAIERTGEYRGVYHVLHGVISPMDGIGPEHLRIRELVERVQREAPREVILATNPSLEGENTAVYIHRLLAPLGMRITRLARGLPVGGDLEYADEITLVRALQGRQEMG